One stretch of Clupea harengus chromosome 2, Ch_v2.0.2, whole genome shotgun sequence DNA includes these proteins:
- the LOC105896052 gene encoding pyridoxal kinase-like, whose translation MECRVLSVQSHVVRGYVGNKSACFPLQVLGFEVDSINSVQFSNHTGYDHWKGQVLNADELQVLYEGLRLNQLMQYDYILTGYSRDESFLQRVVDIIQELKNNNPNLVYVCDPVMGDHGSMYVPEVLLPVYKEKVIPIADILTPNQFEAELLTGRKITSEQDALEVMSELHDAGPHTVVITSSDLPSPRGPAYLVALGSQRTVCEDGSLRTQSVRMDVPCEDAVFVGTGDLFAALLLAWTHKHPRDLKTACEKTVSTIHHVIKRTMAYAHTVAVGRRPSAAELELRMIQSKADIEDPAIAVEAQLLGTPGLTPTRGV comes from the exons ATGGAGTGTCGCGTTCTGTCCGTGCAGAGTCACGTGGTACGCGGTTACGTGGGGAATAAGTCTGCTTGCTTCCCGTTACAG gTGCTCGGGTTTGAAGTGGACTCCATCAACTCCGTCCAGTTCTCCAATCACACAG gTTATGACCATTGGAAGGGTCAGGTCCTGAATGCAGATGAACTGCAGGTGCTTTATGAAGGACTCAGACTCAACCAGCTCATGCAGTATGACTATAtactcacag gcTACAGCAGGGACGAGTCTTTCCTCCAGAGGGTTGTAGACATTATCCAGGaactgaaaaacaacaaccccaACCTGGTGTACg TGTGTGATCCAGTTATGGGAGATCATGGCTCAATG taTGTTCCAGAGGTGTTGTTGCCGGTCTATAAGGAGAAGGTGATCCCCATCGCGGACATCCTTACACCTAACCAGTTTGAAGCAGA GTTGCTGACGGGCAGGAAAATCACTTCAGAACAGGATGCTCTGGAG gtgaTGTCAGAGCTCCATGATGCTGGTCCTCATACCGTGGTCATCACCTCATCTGACCTGCCGTCGCCACGGGGACCAGCGTACCTGGTGGCGCTGGGAAGTCAGAGAActg tgtgtgaagatGGCTCCTTGAGAACACAGAGTGTGAGGATGGATGTTCCCTGTGAGGACGCTGTGTTTGTGGGGACCGGAGATCTCTTTGCTGCTCTGCTGCTAgcctggacacacaaacaccccaggGACCtgaag ACGGCGTGTGAGAAGACTGTGTCAACCATTCATCATGTCATCAAGAGGACCATGGCCTATGCCCACA cGGTTGCCGTGGGGAGGCGTCCGTCGGCAGCAGAGCTGGAGCTCAGGATGATCCAGAGTAAAGCAGACATCGAGGATCCTGCCATCGCTGTGGAGGCCCAGCTGCTGGGGACCCCAGGCCTCACCCCCACCAGAGGGGTTTAa